In Chelmon rostratus isolate fCheRos1 chromosome 4, fCheRos1.pri, whole genome shotgun sequence, a genomic segment contains:
- the si:ch211-262h13.5 gene encoding alpha-2-HS-glycoprotein, with the protein MDKSIRTLLLLLSLLSIYTECVHGEGFALAPIELAPIPCNDKAVEKLSRLAVTYINEDRTDGYKFALNRVANVHLHAQGPAGNVYYLDLDVLETKCHIGSPKPWKRCDVRPFMETQISGNCNTTILHTPEGYSYLYSYDCTLVPDPPEKLQLTCPTCPVLLQVESQQAVNAARATLASYKRQSTLGAGLGVKKITRASAQVVPVKATFVEYTVQECPEGVTERGTCQRMTLDSDTETAGFCTGSVYGDLNGHSDAQVSCEMFKVQNVDILRPVEPQGHDLPQDPDIPTFPTLINDPGNDPQPVPSDPTLPPAVQPAPFDPTPIHPVPFDPSVVVNPSQPLSSSSSESDECQQQQPRVTGPFDSSSEEIGGSVALRPPLNFRYQRRERKKRQALLQTSPTHNPFFLSDFPSGASPFRSCPGPSRYTTV; encoded by the exons ATGGACAAATCCATCCGCACGTTATTACTGCTATTATCCTTGCTGTCCATTTATACCGAGTGTGTGCACGGTGAGGGTTTTGCACTGGCGCCCATTGAACTTGCTCCCATCCCCTGTAATGACAAAGCAGTGGAGAAGCTGTCTCGTCTGGCTGTGACTTACATCAATGAGGATCGCACTGATGGCTATAAGTTCGCCCTCAACCGCGTTGCAAATGTCCACCTGCATGCTCAG GGCCCAGCGGGCAATGTGTATTATCTGGACCTGGATGTCCTGGAGACCAAGTGTCACATAGGCAGCCCAAAACCATGGAAACGCTGTGACGTCAGACCATTCATGGAAAca cAAATCTCCGGCAACTGCAACACCACCATTCTGCACACACCAGAAGGATACTCCTACCTGTACAGCTACGACTGCACGCTTGTCCCAG ATCCCCCAGAGAAGCTCCAGCTGACCTGTCCAACCTGccctgtcctgctgcaggtAGAAAGCCAACAGGCCGTGAACGCTGCTCGGGCCACTCTGGCGTCCTATAAGAGACAGTCCACACTGGGTGCCGGCCTCGGAGTGAAGAAGATCACCAGAGCTTCAGCGCAG GTTGTGCCAGTGAAAGCCACCTTTGTGGAGTACACGGTCCAAGAGTGTCCAGAGGGAGTGACAGAAAGAGGCACCTGCCAGCGAATGACACTCGACTCTGACACAGAG ACTGCAGGTTTCTGTACAGGATCTGTGTATGGAGACTTGAATGGCCATTCTGATGCTCAGGTGTCCTGTGAGATGTTCAAAGTACAG aatGTGGACATCCTCAGACCAGTGGAGCCTCAGGGTCACGACCTCCCTCAAGACCCTGACATCCCAACCTTCCCGACCCTGATCAATGACCCGGGAAACGATCCGCAGCCTGTTCCCTCTGACCCaacactgccccctgctgttcaACCAGCGCCATTTGACCCCACGCCCATTCACCCCGTGCCCTTTGACCCCTCTGTTGTGGTTAACCCCTCTCAGCCCCTCAGCTCATCTTCCAGTGAGTCTGAtgaatgtcagcagcagcaaccacGAGTTACTGGTCCTtttgattcatcctctgaagaGATAGGAGGCTCCGTGGCACTGCGACCACCCTTAAACTTTCGCTACCAGAGGCGTGAGCGCAAAAAGCGACAAGCCTTGTTGCAGACCTCGCCCACTCACAACCCCTTCTTCCTTTCTGATTTCCCCAGTGGGGCCTCTCCTTTCCGCTCTTGTCCCGGTCCCTCTCGATATACCACAGTTTAA